In the genome of Rhopalosiphum padi isolate XX-2018 chromosome 1, ASM2088224v1, whole genome shotgun sequence, the window atatatataattatacataaatatcacTAATCTATTATATGGACATGTTTATTAGAAATTTTACTAGTCCATTAATCCTCTGCTTGGCCCTTTGTTAGTTTCTGGATGGCGGTTTAATCAGACTCTCGAAGGCTTTCACTACTCTGTTTAGTCGGCTTCTAATCACTGGTATCTTGAGCAAGTTGATGACCCGGGAGGTGGAATTCTTGAGATAGTCACGGATCTTAACATTTTTCGTGATGCGTTCGAACACGCCCTTTGTCTCTACGAACTTATCCGACGTGACGTCTACCTCTCTCAAAATGAACGCCAGCATCTTGCCCAACATACCCATCGAGTAGTGAGCGTTCTGGTTAGTGACCATCACAGTGACGAAGTTAGAAATGACTCGAATTGTATCTGAGCACACTTCGTTGGTGCCCAATTCTTTACCTGTTTGAAACACTACTTCCATCAGCTGCATAGCCGATGGATTGCTAAATGCCTGGTTCCAGATCTTCGATTTGTATTCTTCACACTGATGGTGCTCTATTTCTGATTCGTACATTTCTTTCGGCTCACCGTATTGTTCGTCATCGGAATAGTCGTCATACACGTCAGCAGCACTAGCTTTCTAtgcaaacataatacatatacttgaacataaaatataggttctcacgtatattatacaaaacagttCTCTGATATCGCGTATATGATTACAAGTACATATTAATTCAGTCAGAAtgatacctattggctatttccCCTATCTCCAACCATGTTCTAGCTGTGAATATTTAAGAAGATAGGATATATACCTATTGttgaaattataactttaatcgTGTATCTGATATGTCCAAGATTTTATTTTCTGGCCGCGGTAATTGCAGgtgttctaataaataataatattgatttttgaaaaacaacaaTTCTTATCATTGGTGTTTATTAGGTACCACTTATTATTGGATATACACATACTATACCATAAAAACAACGCTTTAGATAAGtagttttt includes:
- the LOC132917208 gene encoding uncharacterized protein LOC132917208, with translation MGRYQLYVAVMAIASLAAVQKASAADVYDDYSDDEQYGEPKEMYESEIEHHQCEEYKSKIWNQAFSNPSAMQLMEVVFQTGKELGTNEVCSDTIRVISNFVTVMVTNQNAHYSMGMLGKMLAFILREVDVTSDKFVETKGVFERITKNVKIRDYLKNSTSRVINLLKIPVIRSRLNRVVKAFESLIKPPSRN